A stretch of the Thiocystis violascens DSM 198 genome encodes the following:
- a CDS encoding sigma-54 interaction domain-containing protein, giving the protein MSRTPTLSSLLLAQRKPFLVIDAEGRIRDVNGALEEAFGLDQVRLAGCSCCRLDAVAMEDCRHRRFFRDLEPYVETHALMTAGGDIRFAQIQGFPVIDEDAQVYLGEALHFPKSHSDTPGMVGNSAALRGLKQELTQAAATDVSVFLGGETGSGKELAAEFIHRHSRRAQGPFVVVDCTVLSEDLFESELFGHVKGAFTGAIGHKVGLFELADAGTLFFDEIGELPLSQQPKLLRALETGVFRPVGATKTRRADVRVVSATHQDVQAMMQRGEFRQDLYYRLAVLPIAIPPLRARREDIPALVDHLLLNIGANNNRGYRVEQDAMRKLLLYEFPGNVREMRNLLHLAAALSPNGVITQDLIRLSDTGNEPSPARKPAQEIRHPGLEQLSPIEAAEAGYIMDLLQRHRGSRTEVAASMSISERTLYRKLKRYRLNLPYERNGSDH; this is encoded by the coding sequence GTGTCGCGAACACCAACGCTTTCGAGTTTGCTGCTGGCGCAGCGAAAACCCTTTCTCGTCATCGACGCGGAAGGCCGGATTCGCGATGTCAATGGGGCGCTCGAAGAGGCTTTCGGGCTCGATCAGGTGCGCCTGGCTGGCTGCTCCTGTTGCCGGCTGGATGCCGTGGCCATGGAGGACTGTCGGCATCGGCGGTTTTTCCGCGATTTGGAACCCTATGTCGAGACCCACGCACTGATGACCGCCGGGGGCGACATCCGCTTTGCCCAGATCCAGGGATTCCCGGTGATCGACGAAGACGCTCAAGTCTATTTGGGCGAAGCGTTGCATTTCCCAAAAAGTCACTCGGACACGCCCGGGATGGTCGGAAATTCCGCTGCCTTGCGTGGCCTGAAACAGGAATTGACTCAGGCCGCCGCGACCGATGTCTCGGTCTTTCTGGGTGGCGAAACCGGCTCGGGTAAGGAACTGGCGGCCGAGTTCATCCATCGCCATTCGCGGCGCGCGCAAGGGCCGTTCGTCGTCGTCGACTGCACGGTTTTGAGCGAGGATCTGTTCGAGAGCGAACTCTTCGGCCATGTCAAAGGGGCCTTTACGGGGGCCATCGGTCACAAGGTTGGGCTGTTTGAATTGGCCGACGCGGGCACGCTGTTTTTCGACGAGATTGGCGAACTTCCGCTGTCGCAACAACCCAAACTGCTACGCGCGCTCGAAACCGGTGTCTTCAGACCCGTGGGCGCGACCAAAACCCGCCGCGCGGATGTGCGCGTCGTGAGCGCCACGCACCAGGATGTGCAGGCCATGATGCAGCGCGGCGAGTTTCGGCAGGATTTGTACTATCGGCTGGCGGTGCTCCCGATCGCGATCCCGCCCCTGCGAGCACGTCGGGAAGACATTCCCGCGCTGGTGGATCATTTATTGCTGAATATCGGAGCCAATAACAACCGAGGCTATCGGGTGGAGCAGGATGCCATGCGAAAATTATTGCTCTACGAGTTTCCTGGAAACGTCCGGGAGATGCGTAACCTGCTGCATCTTGCCGCGGCACTCTCCCCAAACGGCGTCATCACGCAGGATTTGATCCGCTTGTCCGACACCGGCAATGAGCCGTCGCCAGCGCGGAAACCGGCTCAAGAGATCCGCCATCCGGGGCTGGAGCAACTCTCCCCGATCGAAGCCGCCGAGGCTGGATACATCATGGATCTTCTACAGCGGCATCGCGGCAGTCGGACGGAAGTCGCGGCCAGCATGTCGATCAGCGAGCGGACGTTATATCGGAAGCTCAAGCGATACCGACTCAACCTACCGTATGAGCGGAATGGCAGTGACCACTGA